CCGGCCGCCCGGAGGCATTAACCGAAATCGCTTCATTGGCCAGCGGGCAGGCGTTAACGCAAGCGCGGCAGAACAGGCCGCTGTAAGCCAGGCAAAGATTTTTATTGATCCGGGCCACGCCATTTAACTTTTGGGCAAACGCTCTTTGCAACGCCCCCGGTTGACAGGCAGAGATGCAGGGATAGTCCGAACACATAAAACAGGGTTGTTCAGATGGCACAATGATCGGCTTTCCGAAAAAGTCGTTTTCTGGGTCACGACACACACGCAACGCTTCATGGGGACAAACCGATACACATTCGTAACATTCTGTACAGGTCTGTAAAAACTGTTTTTCTGAAGCCACGCCAGGCGGTAGAAGGACAAATGATCCTTTCGTATTCGCAGCCTGTGAAATTTCGCGAAATATTGCGGCGAAATTCTTCAAAAATGATTTTCTGCTTATTCTCTCCGTCCTGGCCATTTAAAAACTCCATTTTCGTTTAAAAAAGGGAACTGTCTCTAAGGTCGCCATGCAACCGCCATTTTGAGACAGTCCCTTAACCTTTTAAGGAATTAAGCTTTTTTAATCCGAGCAGCGCATACTTTGTATTCCGGTTCTTTTGATCCTGGATCAAAGGCGTCTATGGTTAACACATTAGCCATCCACTCTTCCCAGTGCCAGGGGATAAAGAGCGTGCCTTTTTCCGGGCGGTTAATCACGCGCGCTTCTATTTTCAACTTTCCGCGGCGTGTTTCAACGATTACCTGATCCTTGTTGGCAATGCCCAGCGCCTTTGCGTCTTCCGGATTGATTTCCACGTATGCTTTTGGCACCGCACGATTCAGTTCAGGAACCGTTCCGGTCATGGTGTTTGTGTGCCAGTGTTCCAGAACCCGTCCGGTAGTTAGCGCAAAGGGATATTGGTCATCGGTCGGCTCTTCAGGGCCTTTGTCAGGGCGCGCCCAGATAACCGCCTTACCTTCCGGTTTGCCGTAAAAGTAGATCCAGCGTCCTTTTTTCTTTTCTGCAGGCAATTCATCGAAAATGGGATCGCCTTTGACGTAACGTTTGTACGTGCCCGGATGATCTTCCGAAGGAACAGGCCAGCGTAAACCGCGCACTTCTTTTAAGCGACGATAGGTAGCGCCGCTTAAATCCATATCACGTCCTTTGGTCAGAGTTAGATATTCGTTCCAGATGTCCTCGGCTGTTTGGTATTTTTCGAATTCTTTCTTAAAGCCCATGCGTATGCCCAGATCACGCAAAATAAAGGCGTCCCATCTGGCCTCGCCCATGGGTTCAATCACTTTGGGCATGTACTGCGATCTTCTTTCGGTACAGCCGTAAACGCCTTCTTTTTCCGCCCAGAAAGCCGCCGGCAACACCACATCGGCATATTGGGTTGTGGCCGTGGGAAAGAAGGACTCAGCCACCACCACAAACTGCTCTTTTAACCCTTTCCAGTATTTACTGGCATTGGGCAGCGATTGGGCCGGATTGGTACACATGATGTAAATACCTTTAATTTTGCCCTCGTTCAAGGCGGTGAACATGGCAATGGTGTGCTTACCCGGTTTTGGTTGAATATTCTTAACCGGAACGCCCCACACTTTGGCCACTTCTTCGCGATGTTTCGCATTGGCTACTTTGCGATGGCCAGGTAACAAATGGCACAAACCGCCGCCTTCGCGCACGCCGCCACAGGCGTTGGGCTGGCCGGTTAAAGAAAACGTATCGCTACCTGGCTTACCAATCTTTCCGGTGAGCAGATGTAGGTTAGTAATCAAATTATTGGCCCATACGCCGCGCGTACGCTGGTTAATTCCCATGGTCCACATGCTCATGGCCGTTTTAGCCTGCCCGAACAGGCGAGCCGCTTTTACAATGTCTTCCGCTGGCACACCGCTTATTTTAGAGGCATATTCTGGCGTATATTTTTCCAGGAATTGTTTGTACTGCTCAAAGGTCATGTTCTTTTTGTCATTACCTTTAATGACTACATTATCTTTAATGAATTGTTCGTCTGCATAACCTTCTTTGATGATAATTCTGGCCATGGCATGCAAAATGGCGAGATCCCAGCCCGGCTTGGGGAAAAGATGAAGGTCTGCCACCTGATCGGTAGGCGTTGTTCTGGGATCGATAATCACGATTTTTACATTGGGATTTTTCGCTTTGTGACGCACAATCCGCTCAAAAAGTATGGGATGGGCCTCTGCCGTATTGGAGCCGATCAGCAAAAACAACTCTGCTTTCTCAATATCATCATAGGTGCCGGAAGGTTCATCCAGGCCCAACGATGTTAAATATCCTCCGACGGCGCTGGCCATACACAGGCGCGGGTTACCTTCCATATTATTGGTTCCTATGCAGCCTTTAAATAGCTTATTGGCCATGTAGGTCTCTTCGGTTTCTGCCTGACCGGAACCGTAAAAGGCCAGGGCATCCGGGCCGTGTTGCTTGCGTATTTCATTGAATTTTTTGGCCACATAATCCAGCGCTTCGTCCCAGCTAACTTTTTCGAATTTGCCGTTCTTTTTGATCATGGGATGGGTAAGACGGGTTTTGGAGTAAATAACTTTATGCAGATAAAACCCTTTTATGCAAAGGTGCCCTTTGTTAATGGTGTTGAATTTGTCGCCTCTAACGGCCACCACTTTACCATTTTTTACGCCCACCATAACGCCGCATCCAACGCCACAAAAACGACACACCGATTTATGCCATTGCATGCCGCTATCCGCAAATAGCGGTTTAATACCGCCGGGTAAAAGGGCTGTACCAATACTGGCGGCAGCAGCTGCCGCAGCGCTGGTTTTTATAAATTCTCTTCGGGTTACGCCCATTTTTTCCTCCATTGTTGTAATCACTGACTATTGATGAAATTTTAAAGTATGTCCCTGATGGCAGGTAAAGCATTGTAAATTGCCGCCTTTAGAGGCGTCAACCGGACTGCCCGTGTGGCAGCTTAAGCAGCCCTCCGTATCCGGTTTGGCTTTAAACTCCACCTGGCCATCGCCATGACACATATAACAACCAAAATTCATCATCCCATGTTTTGAGCTCTTCCATTCGGCAACAATCTCAGGCGTTACTTCCTCATGGCACTCCGTACAGGAAATCGAATAATCCAACTCCGGATGTTTTTGCCCCTGGGCCTTGCCATCGCCCGCCTGGATTTGCCAGGCTGACAGCACAAAGACTCCCAGCGCCAAAGCCAAAAGTATTTTACCTAACTTATTGTTCATCATTCACTCCCCTTTTTGTTAGTGGAAAAGGGGGCTATAAATAGCCCCGTTTTTTAAAATTTGTAAGTAATGGTCGATTTGAGTTCCCAAACAGGATCCGTAAAATCATCGTTGCCGTTGATCAAATAGCCGGCGGCCGTTCCTGGTATAAAATAACCACCGCGAATGGTAAAATCCAGTTCATCGTAAATTTTGTAACTGCAGCGGAAATCTACTTCCTGCCCAAGATCATTGGCCGATTTGTTCTGATCGATAATCCAGTCCCCATTGTCGTCGCCCCTCCATGCATGAACCGGCTGGGTGGAGCGGATATAGCTGTAAGAAACAAAGGTGGTCAGTTTTTTCACGGGTTTATAAGTGGCGTTAACCTGAACAATAGTGGTATTCTCCAGCTCACGATAGGCGCGTACATTGGGCGCGCCCAGTCCCTGAGGCGTAATGCCTTCTTCATCGGGCATAATGGAATCTTCCCAGATTTCGGTAATGTAGAAGAAACCGGACGTGCGCAGTTTGTTAACATTGCCCTTACCGCCGCTTAAATCATCGTCGCCAGAACCCATTCCTACAACACCGCCCAGAGATAATTTGTCGGTGGTGGCGTGGGTCATCTTCAAATAAAGGTTGTAACCGCTCAAATCGCCGTTATTTTTATCCCACATTTGTTTGGCGCCGTAAATGTCGTTTTTGATGTCGTCTTTACCCATTAAATAATCCGCCTCAAAATCCGCGGTAACTTTACCTTTTTTGATGGTTCCGGAAATACCAACAGCGGTCAATTGCGTAATTTGCGGTGAAAAACGTGTTTTGAAAAATTGCAGATGATCGGGCACGTAGGCGTTCATATCCGAAACACTGGCATCATTGTAATACAAACCGTACACATTATAATTAATACATTTAAACTCATTGTTCAAGTTTAATGTAAAAAGATGAGCGTCGCGGCCATCCGTGAAACCGCGTGAATCCTGAGCCAACACCTCTTTATCGCTAATTCCGTCAACGCCTTCCGATACTTTAGCCCAGCTTAAGGTAAGTTTTTTGCCTACCACATTTTTTACATCCAGCTGAACGCCGTCGTAGTTATTGTCAACCATGAGCTTATTACCCAAACCATACCACATGCGCCCGACACGAAAAGTTAGTGGCTTTTGCGGTAAATCGAACTCAATGTAAGCCTGATCAACATGGAAGAGAAAATTGGTATCTTTAAAATCGAACAAGGCACTTCCCCCGGCCGTACCTGTTCTTTGTACACTGCGTAAAGCATTGTCAACGCCCCACCAGCCCTGGGCCATATCAAAACGCGTAATAAGACGTAAATTATCGTTTACGGCAGCCTGTACTTTAAACCGAAGCATTTGTACAACATAGTTATCATTGTACTTGATTTTACCGAGCAAAAAATTATGCTGAGACTGTCCCCAGGCGGTGTAAACGCCATTTACTTTAAAATCCGCTGAAAAAAGCAATCCTACCATTAAGAAGATTGTTAGAATTAAAAGTGTAAAACGTTTCATAACGCCTCCATCTTTTGGTTTAATTACATGATTTTGTGAAAAATTTTACGCTTTTAATAAGACAAATTACGTGCCAAAATTATCAAGCGTCTTCGTTTCATTGTTTTTTTTAAAGTTAATAATGATATTCCGTGTTCTTTGAGTAAAAACATCCGACAGCCTACGGTCATCTGACGGTATACGGTCACTGTGCGGAAAAATATTTGAATTATTTAAAAAATAAACTCAAATTATTTATGGAGGAAAAACACATGAACCTGACACGCAAAATCATTTTAATTATCGGTTTAACTACAACTCTGTTTTTATCTGTTATTTTTAGCGTGTTAACTCTTCGTTATAATAAGCAAATAGAGAACACTCTTTTAAACAACGCCCGGACGCTCTACCGAATGGTCGTCGCCGTTCGAAGCTGGGCGTCCGAATATGAAGGTGTGCTGGTCAAAAAAAAGGAAAATACGCAGATTAATCCCTTTTTAGCCCATCCGATATTATTAACGCAAAACGGAGATACACTTGTTTTAAAAAATCCAGCGTTAATTACCCGCGAATTGAGCGAAATGAGCAAACATTTTCTGGGCGACGCTTCCTTTCACATGTCCAGTAAAAAATACATTAATCCGGCGAATAAACCGGATGATTTTGAATTAAACGCCCTTAACTTTTTAGAAACCCAAAAAGAGCAAAAAGAATTTTTTACGTTTGAAACAAAAAACAACAAACTCTATTTCCGTTACTTTGCTCCCCTTTACACTAAAAAGTCGTGTCTGAGCTGCCATTCAGAGCAGGGCTACCATGAAGGCGACCTGCGCGGAGGGATCAGTATTCTGCTCTCTGCCGATTATTACCAGAAGGCGCGAGCGGATAATTTAAAGTTTATGATCTTTTCATCCTTTATTTCCATCATTATTCTGTCCGTTATTCTCTATTTAGGATTGCGTAAGACGATTATCCGCCCCATCGAAGGGTTAACGGAGGCTGCAGAACGCATAGAAACCCAGGATTACCAGTTCACCCTACAGCCCTTTTCGCACGGAAGTCTGGAAATTCAAAAGCTTTTTAAAACTTTCGAGCGTATGCGCCAGTCCATCTCCTCCTATTTAACGGATTTGCAGCTTTCAGAAAAAAAATATCGCTCGCTCATCGAAAATTCTCTGGAAGCAATCGCCATCGGCAACCAACACGGCGAAATCATCGAAACCAATAAGCGCTTTCATCAATTGTTCAATAACAGTAAGGTCAGTTTTAAAGGATTGCGTATTTCAGACCTGATTGATAAAAAGTCTATTAAGCCGTTGACCGACACCTCTGATTTACCCAGAGACACAAAACATTACGAAGCCAATATCATTTTAGATAAGGATAACCGAATTCCGGTAGAAGTTTTTGAGATCAGCAACATCAAACTAACCCAGGAAAAAACCATCAGCTTTTTTTACCTGAGAGATTTGCGCCTGCGAAAAAAACTGGAAACCTACAGCTTGCAGATGGAAAAAATGCTGGTATTAGGCGAATTGTCGGCCGGGATTGCCCACGAGCTACGCAACCCGCTTTTTGCCATTTCCAATAATCTTGATTATTTACGCGATCGGCTATCAGATCACAAAGATTTTACAGAAATTTATCCTGAACTGCTGGAAAGTCTGAATAAAATTCATAAAATCGTTTCGGCCATTCTGGATTATGCCACTCCCCATCTTCCGGAACTCAAGCGTATCGA
This sequence is a window from Caldithrix abyssi DSM 13497. Protein-coding genes within it:
- a CDS encoding 4Fe-4S binding protein translates to MASEKQFLQTCTECYECVSVCPHEALRVCRDPENDFFGKPIIVPSEQPCFMCSDYPCISACQPGALQRAFAQKLNGVARINKNLCLAYSGLFCRACVNACPLANEAISVNASGRPVVNEEICTGCGICEYQCPAEQPAIEIKPKT
- a CDS encoding molybdopterin oxidoreductase family protein; protein product: MGVTRREFIKTSAAAAAAASIGTALLPGGIKPLFADSGMQWHKSVCRFCGVGCGVMVGVKNGKVVAVRGDKFNTINKGHLCIKGFYLHKVIYSKTRLTHPMIKKNGKFEKVSWDEALDYVAKKFNEIRKQHGPDALAFYGSGQAETEETYMANKLFKGCIGTNNMEGNPRLCMASAVGGYLTSLGLDEPSGTYDDIEKAELFLLIGSNTAEAHPILFERIVRHKAKNPNVKIVIIDPRTTPTDQVADLHLFPKPGWDLAILHAMARIIIKEGYADEQFIKDNVVIKGNDKKNMTFEQYKQFLEKYTPEYASKISGVPAEDIVKAARLFGQAKTAMSMWTMGINQRTRGVWANNLITNLHLLTGKIGKPGSDTFSLTGQPNACGGVREGGGLCHLLPGHRKVANAKHREEVAKVWGVPVKNIQPKPGKHTIAMFTALNEGKIKGIYIMCTNPAQSLPNASKYWKGLKEQFVVVAESFFPTATTQYADVVLPAAFWAEKEGVYGCTERRSQYMPKVIEPMGEARWDAFILRDLGIRMGFKKEFEKYQTAEDIWNEYLTLTKGRDMDLSGATYRRLKEVRGLRWPVPSEDHPGTYKRYVKGDPIFDELPAEKKKGRWIYFYGKPEGKAVIWARPDKGPEEPTDDQYPFALTTGRVLEHWHTNTMTGTVPELNRAVPKAYVEINPEDAKALGIANKDQVIVETRRGKLKIEARVINRPEKGTLFIPWHWEEWMANVLTIDAFDPGSKEPEYKVCAARIKKA
- a CDS encoding alginate export family protein; protein product: MKRFTLLILTIFLMVGLLFSADFKVNGVYTAWGQSQHNFLLGKIKYNDNYVVQMLRFKVQAAVNDNLRLITRFDMAQGWWGVDNALRSVQRTGTAGGSALFDFKDTNFLFHVDQAYIEFDLPQKPLTFRVGRMWYGLGNKLMVDNNYDGVQLDVKNVVGKKLTLSWAKVSEGVDGISDKEVLAQDSRGFTDGRDAHLFTLNLNNEFKCINYNVYGLYYNDASVSDMNAYVPDHLQFFKTRFSPQITQLTAVGISGTIKKGKVTADFEADYLMGKDDIKNDIYGAKQMWDKNNGDLSGYNLYLKMTHATTDKLSLGGVVGMGSGDDDLSGGKGNVNKLRTSGFFYITEIWEDSIMPDEEGITPQGLGAPNVRAYRELENTTIVQVNATYKPVKKLTTFVSYSYIRSTQPVHAWRGDDNGDWIIDQNKSANDLGQEVDFRCSYKIYDELDFTIRGGYFIPGTAAGYLINGNDDFTDPVWELKSTITYKF
- a CDS encoding ATP-binding protein; the protein is MNLTRKIILIIGLTTTLFLSVIFSVLTLRYNKQIENTLLNNARTLYRMVVAVRSWASEYEGVLVKKKENTQINPFLAHPILLTQNGDTLVLKNPALITRELSEMSKHFLGDASFHMSSKKYINPANKPDDFELNALNFLETQKEQKEFFTFETKNNKLYFRYFAPLYTKKSCLSCHSEQGYHEGDLRGGISILLSADYYQKARADNLKFMIFSSFISIIILSVILYLGLRKTIIRPIEGLTEAAERIETQDYQFTLQPFSHGSLEIQKLFKTFERMRQSISSYLTDLQLSEKKYRSLIENSLEAIAIGNQHGEIIETNKRFHQLFNNSKVSFKGLRISDLIDKKSIKPLTDTSDLPRDTKHYEANIILDKDNRIPVEVFEISNIKLTQEKTISFFYLRDLRLRKKLETYSLQMEKMLVLGELSAGIAHELRNPLFAISNNLDYLRDRLSDHKDFTEIYPELLESLNKIHKIVSAILDYATPHLPELKRIDLIQVIDQCLILVRKKFEKAHIKIKQEFVGDCFTVKADPHQIEQVFVNLIMNAFKAMDEHGELTIRGVCKNGRTEIAIIDNGCGIPPQDMDRIFDPFYTQFDSGTGLGLSIVQKILTQHKIKYKVNSKVGKGTSFILYFKRA